A genome region from candidate division KSB1 bacterium includes the following:
- the pdxT gene encoding pyridoxal 5'-phosphate synthase glutaminase subunit PdxT, protein MVNSKNPGILAVQGDFEKHQRMLERLGAAAVLVRNPQQLRECSGLIIPGGESTTLRYMMKKHDLWDAVKVFAETHPVFGTCAGCILMAQEICNDDRDSLKVMDISVRRNAYGRQVDSFIDDIQLEQDTEPFEGVFIRAPKIEKITGTVRVLARLGEHVVWVEQGHLMAATFHPELTLDLRVHEYFINKLDRP, encoded by the coding sequence ATGGTAAATTCAAAGAATCCCGGCATACTGGCTGTTCAGGGAGATTTTGAAAAACATCAGCGCATGCTGGAACGCCTGGGAGCTGCAGCTGTTTTGGTGCGCAATCCGCAGCAGCTGCGGGAATGCTCCGGCCTGATCATTCCGGGCGGAGAATCCACCACCCTCCGGTATATGATGAAAAAACATGATCTCTGGGATGCTGTAAAAGTGTTCGCCGAGACCCATCCTGTTTTCGGGACGTGTGCGGGATGTATACTCATGGCCCAAGAAATTTGTAATGATGACCGTGACAGCCTGAAGGTAATGGATATCTCGGTCCGGCGCAATGCCTATGGACGTCAGGTCGATTCTTTTATTGATGATATCCAATTGGAACAGGATACCGAGCCGTTTGAAGGTGTTTTTATCCGTGCTCCCAAAATCGAAAAAATCACCGGTACGGTCAGGGTCCTGGCGCGGCTTGGCGAACATGTTGTTTGGGTGGAACAAGGACATCTTATGGCTGCAACGTTTCATCCGGAATTAACTCTTGATCTCAGAGTACACGAATATTTCATCAATAAACTGGACAGACCCTGA
- a CDS encoding FlgD immunoglobulin-like domain containing protein, with the protein MGTSSGATLEPVISTTVSPSSNTDYFVQSQFTSHANQETNDAAYDIYVYEHGNESNIVYDGTDLLRYYSNDDNGSGSLTGTVSLTGGKTYVIEIRHRDDGDGNDALETSACMEVTEGASTSEPIAVVLQSLSVSTNDHAFPVVQWQLESSLNVAGFRIWRSAQQYSGYVSLTENIIAANTGCDCGRLYEFADIPAVPEIVYWYKLEEIYITGESVFYGPVNYTVGTRVTANLQPESVAVLSVYPNPFNPLTRVSYQLQKTQEIELHIYNQQGQRVTTLFRGVQDRGAHLLLWDGTDAMGFQVSSGIYLVRLVTAGGYACVKKISKVK; encoded by the coding sequence GTGGGGACTAGTAGTGGAGCTACGCTTGAACCGGTTATCAGTACAACTGTGAGCCCGTCCAGCAATACCGACTATTTTGTACAATCACAATTTACCTCTCATGCCAATCAGGAGACCAATGACGCAGCCTATGATATCTACGTTTATGAGCATGGAAATGAATCAAATATTGTATATGACGGTACGGATTTATTGAGGTATTATTCAAATGATGATAACGGCAGCGGCAGTTTGACCGGCACGGTATCCCTGACGGGCGGCAAAACCTATGTGATAGAAATTCGTCATCGCGATGACGGAGATGGCAACGATGCTTTGGAAACCAGCGCCTGCATGGAAGTGACCGAAGGCGCATCCACCTCTGAGCCCATCGCTGTTGTTTTGCAGTCATTGTCTGTCAGCACTAACGACCACGCGTTTCCTGTGGTTCAATGGCAGCTCGAATCCAGTCTCAATGTTGCCGGATTCCGGATATGGCGCAGTGCACAGCAGTATTCAGGCTATGTTTCTCTTACTGAAAACATCATTGCAGCAAATACAGGATGCGATTGTGGACGCTTGTATGAATTTGCTGATATACCTGCTGTCCCGGAAATTGTATACTGGTATAAACTTGAGGAAATATATATCACCGGTGAATCTGTGTTTTACGGGCCGGTAAATTACACTGTCGGAACACGGGTAACTGCAAATTTGCAGCCGGAATCTGTTGCGGTTTTATCGGTTTACCCCAATCCGTTCAATCCTTTAACCCGAGTTTCATATCAATTACAGAAAACGCAGGAAATTGAACTACATATTTACAATCAGCAGGGTCAACGAGTAACAACGCTGTTTCGCGGTGTTCAGGATAGAGGGGCGCATCTGTTGCTCTGGGATGGAACGGATGCGATGGGGTTCCAGGTATCCAGTGGTATTTATCTGGTGCGATTGGTCACGGCGGGTGGCTATGCATGCGTCAAGAAAATCAGCAAAGTAAAATAA
- a CDS encoding MBL fold metallo-hydrolase RNA specificity domain-containing protein encodes MFFYDPKGIKLHRHELWLDAHRKTTYSFVSHGHADHLKNHDKILATPVTAAFHALRARQKQVIELEFGEKYDLGDICIELYPAGHVLGSAMIRIEVQGVSLLYTGDFKVKPSLTARQIEIPKADLLIMESTFGSPEYVYDHPQGHLEQELYGFIEDCFKIGVTPIVMGYSLGKAQEAMKILENGGYRIRVHRAAWEIAKIYRRYGVTFERCTPWKDEPVEPNEVLLIPPHLLRFRKVQNLPPRNRKVLLSGWAGRDGGPHFRCDHAIPLSDHADFQELLDFVRQVDPQHVFTTHGAKSFPHYLRDIGFKAEYLTDTSEFTIL; translated from the coding sequence ATGTTTTTTTATGACCCAAAGGGCATCAAACTCCATCGCCATGAGCTATGGCTGGACGCCCACCGAAAAACCACCTACTCTTTTGTGTCTCACGGACACGCCGATCACCTGAAAAATCATGATAAAATTCTGGCCACTCCGGTCACCGCTGCGTTCCACGCGTTGCGTGCCCGGCAAAAACAGGTTATTGAACTGGAGTTTGGTGAGAAATACGACTTGGGCGATATTTGTATCGAGCTTTATCCCGCCGGACATGTACTGGGTTCAGCGATGATCCGGATTGAGGTACAAGGAGTGTCGTTGCTGTATACCGGAGATTTTAAAGTGAAACCCAGCCTTACCGCGAGACAGATCGAAATTCCAAAGGCTGATCTTTTGATTATGGAATCCACATTCGGCAGCCCTGAATATGTCTATGATCATCCGCAAGGGCATCTGGAACAGGAGCTGTACGGGTTCATCGAGGATTGTTTTAAAATCGGTGTCACGCCGATCGTTATGGGGTACAGTCTGGGAAAAGCCCAGGAAGCCATGAAAATCCTGGAAAACGGCGGATACCGCATCCGGGTTCATCGTGCGGCGTGGGAAATCGCCAAAATTTACCGCAGATACGGCGTCACCTTTGAGCGCTGCACGCCCTGGAAAGATGAACCGGTGGAACCGAACGAAGTGCTTTTAATCCCGCCGCATCTGCTGCGATTCAGAAAAGTGCAAAATTTGCCGCCGCGCAACCGCAAGGTCCTGCTTTCCGGTTGGGCCGGCCGTGACGGCGGACCGCATTTCCGCTGCGACCACGCCATTCCCCTCAGTGATCATGCAGATTTTCAGGAATTGCTTGATTTCGTCCGCCAGGTTGATCCTCAGCATGTGTTCACGACACACGGGGCCAAATCATTTCCACACTATTTGAGAGATATCGGATTCAAGGCGGAATATTTGACGGATACCTCGGAATTTACGATATTGTAA
- a CDS encoding DUF4390 domain-containing protein: protein MYKPDAKNLLLFAILTGLMLVLPRRGFPADPVVDTLVVRDGMLVMSYHLKPVLDDNTVNSLKRGAITRLSHQIQVWRDRPLINNIVREYEYPVQLSYDNWEHKFRIQMPGEDRLTSNLETIRKKCTQMQEIELIPVNDLEPDAQYCITIRVKFAPLSVDTYDAIRGVLPESNESQRRGAGHSGSIWQTALNLLGLGDKTFSLKTDNFRITSDRAIEYID, encoded by the coding sequence ATGTATAAACCGGATGCTAAAAATCTTTTATTGTTTGCTATCCTGACCGGGTTGATGCTGGTCCTGCCTCGCAGGGGATTCCCGGCTGATCCTGTGGTGGATACGCTGGTCGTACGCGACGGAATGCTGGTCATGTCCTATCATCTGAAACCTGTACTGGATGATAACACCGTCAATAGTTTGAAACGCGGTGCGATTACCCGCTTGTCGCATCAAATTCAGGTATGGAGAGACCGGCCGCTGATCAATAATATTGTACGCGAATATGAATATCCCGTTCAATTGTCCTATGACAACTGGGAACACAAGTTCAGAATTCAGATGCCGGGGGAAGACCGACTCACTTCTAATTTAGAAACCATTCGAAAGAAATGCACACAAATGCAGGAGATTGAACTGATTCCTGTTAATGACCTGGAACCGGATGCTCAGTACTGTATCACCATCCGTGTAAAATTTGCGCCTCTGTCCGTGGATACGTATGATGCAATACGAGGGGTGTTGCCGGAATCGAACGAGTCCCAGCGCCGGGGGGCAGGCCATTCCGGTTCTATCTGGCAAACTGCTTTGAATTTGCTGGGACTGGGAGATAAAACCTTTTCCCTAAAAACAGATAATTTCAGAATCACATCCGACCGGGCTATTGAATATATTGATTAG
- a CDS encoding SpoIIE family protein phosphatase, producing the protein MDNKLENLQQEIDTQRTILNNLTEGIIVADTDGQFIYFNPVAEKILGIGAQNIKPSEWTPVYGCYYQDTTTPYPSEQLPLARALRGETAHDQLYIHNTARTDGAHIDITASPLRNPAGEITGGMVIFREITHDVHSQKLIRESRERLQAQFKGVPIPTFVWKYTNNDFTLLDCNKAAESFLTDHIENYLGAKLSEMYANYPEVQDDFARCYLEKATFKRKVRHYFKGIGETRDLWVTYVHAAADIVMVHTEDVTEQLKAQHELEKYFNAVKQTADSVMITNLRGVIEYVNPAFEETTGYSSEEAVGNTPAMLRSGLHDNEFYQNLWDTITNGQPFRATIINKKKNGELFWCQQTISCMKDNDGNISHFVSVTKDITHLKEKQEMEFRLRVAHELQQRMAKSVRPVKGYDIAGRTFSAVETSGDFFDIIDMPDGQTGIVIADVCGHGIGAAMIMAETRAFLRAFAHSETDPATILERLNRELVIDLNAEHFVTLVLARIDPDKQTLVYASAGHGKAYLLNRNGSVLAELASTGIPLGFMQDVDYTNSVTYNLSAQDMLVLLTDGVSEAHNSKEIQFGDKRALEVIKKHRNESSASIIETLYTQVGTFTGRQAPEDDMTAVICKVNPQTA; encoded by the coding sequence ATGGACAATAAACTTGAAAATCTTCAACAGGAGATAGATACACAGCGCACTATTTTGAACAATCTTACGGAGGGTATCATCGTTGCTGACACAGACGGACAATTTATTTATTTCAATCCTGTTGCGGAAAAAATTCTGGGGATTGGTGCGCAAAACATCAAACCTTCTGAATGGACGCCTGTTTATGGTTGTTACTATCAAGACACAACGACCCCCTATCCCTCTGAACAGTTACCTCTGGCCAGGGCATTGCGCGGTGAAACCGCCCATGACCAGCTTTATATTCACAACACAGCGCGGACAGACGGGGCACATATTGATATTACAGCATCTCCCCTGCGCAACCCAGCCGGCGAGATCACCGGTGGCATGGTCATATTTCGTGAAATTACACATGATGTTCATTCCCAAAAGCTGATTCGTGAAAGCCGCGAACGCCTTCAGGCCCAATTCAAGGGAGTGCCGATTCCAACATTTGTATGGAAATATACAAATAATGATTTCACACTCCTGGATTGCAACAAGGCCGCCGAATCTTTTCTGACTGACCATATAGAAAATTATTTAGGGGCGAAATTGAGTGAAATGTATGCAAATTACCCGGAGGTACAAGATGACTTTGCGCGCTGCTACCTTGAAAAAGCTACATTCAAACGCAAAGTCAGGCATTATTTTAAGGGAATCGGAGAAACCCGGGACCTGTGGGTTACCTATGTTCATGCTGCAGCTGATATTGTCATGGTTCATACTGAAGATGTGACTGAACAATTAAAAGCACAACATGAACTGGAAAAATATTTCAATGCCGTCAAACAAACCGCCGACTCTGTGATGATTACCAATCTCCGGGGAGTGATTGAATATGTGAATCCGGCGTTTGAAGAAACAACCGGATACAGCAGTGAGGAAGCTGTTGGAAACACACCCGCCATGCTGCGTTCCGGGCTGCATGACAATGAATTTTACCAGAATTTATGGGATACCATAACAAACGGTCAACCTTTTCGCGCTACGATTATCAACAAGAAAAAGAACGGTGAACTGTTCTGGTGTCAGCAGACCATTTCCTGCATGAAAGACAATGACGGGAATATCAGCCATTTTGTCTCAGTGACCAAAGACATTACCCATTTAAAAGAAAAGCAGGAAATGGAATTCCGCCTGCGGGTGGCGCACGAACTGCAGCAGCGTATGGCCAAAAGCGTCAGACCGGTCAAAGGTTATGACATTGCCGGGCGAACCTTTTCAGCGGTTGAGACATCCGGCGACTTTTTTGATATTATCGACATGCCCGATGGTCAGACAGGGATTGTCATCGCCGATGTGTGCGGACACGGAATCGGCGCCGCCATGATCATGGCGGAGACCCGTGCGTTTCTGCGTGCCTTTGCCCATAGTGAAACCGACCCGGCCACGATACTCGAACGTCTGAATCGTGAGTTGGTGATTGATCTGAACGCAGAGCATTTTGTCACACTGGTTCTGGCGCGTATTGATCCGGATAAACAAACTCTGGTTTATGCCAGCGCCGGTCACGGCAAGGCATATCTGTTAAATCGAAACGGATCCGTGCTTGCCGAACTGGCAAGCACCGGCATCCCGCTCGGGTTTATGCAGGACGTGGACTATACCAACAGTGTAACATACAATCTGTCTGCGCAGGATATGCTTGTTCTGTTGACCGATGGGGTGTCTGAAGCACACAACAGCAAAGAGATACAGTTTGGGGATAAAAGAGCGCTCGAGGTTATAAAAAAACACAGAAACGAATCCTCCGCATCAATCATTGAAACACTTTATACCCAAGTAGGCACATTCACAGGCAGACAGGCGCCGGAAGATGATATGACAGCCGTGATCTGCAAAGTGAATCCGCAGACAGCCTGA
- the pdxS gene encoding pyridoxal 5'-phosphate synthase lyase subunit PdxS, with translation MKDAKDLKLKVGLAEMLKGGVIMDVTTSEQAKIAQDAGAVAVMALERIPADIRAHGGIARMSDPQVINAIKEAVSIPVMAKCRIGHFAEAQLLQAMGIDFIDESEVLTPADESFHVNKWEFKVPFVCGCRDLGEALRRIAEGAAMIRTKGEAGSGNVVEAVKHMRAVQSGLRRITQLTDQELVDEGKNLGAPVDLIREVKKSGKLPVPNFSAGGIATPADASLMMQLGAETVFVGSGIFKSGNPQKRAEAIVSATTHYMDFDLIARVSEGLGEAMVGINIDTLPEEERMANRGW, from the coding sequence ATGAAAGATGCAAAAGATCTAAAGTTAAAAGTCGGGCTGGCTGAAATGCTCAAAGGGGGCGTGATCATGGATGTCACCACCTCTGAGCAGGCAAAAATTGCGCAGGATGCCGGCGCTGTCGCTGTCATGGCTCTGGAACGTATCCCGGCTGACATTCGCGCGCATGGCGGTATTGCGCGCATGTCGGACCCTCAGGTCATCAATGCCATAAAAGAAGCTGTGTCGATTCCGGTTATGGCAAAATGCAGAATCGGACATTTTGCAGAGGCTCAGTTACTGCAGGCGATGGGTATTGATTTTATTGATGAAAGTGAAGTGCTGACACCGGCGGATGAGTCGTTCCATGTGAACAAATGGGAGTTTAAAGTGCCGTTTGTCTGCGGTTGCCGTGATTTGGGAGAAGCCCTGCGCCGTATCGCTGAAGGCGCTGCGATGATCCGCACCAAAGGTGAAGCCGGCTCCGGTAATGTTGTCGAAGCGGTCAAGCATATGCGTGCTGTGCAGAGCGGCCTACGCCGTATCACACAGCTCACTGACCAGGAACTGGTTGATGAAGGCAAAAATCTGGGCGCCCCGGTCGACCTGATCCGGGAGGTCAAGAAATCCGGAAAATTACCGGTCCCCAATTTCTCTGCCGGCGGTATTGCCACACCGGCGGATGCTTCTCTAATGATGCAGCTGGGCGCGGAAACCGTGTTTGTGGGCAGCGGTATTTTCAAATCCGGAAATCCGCAAAAACGCGCAGAAGCCATTGTCTCCGCAACCACGCATTATATGGATTTTGATCTGATCGCCCGTGTCTCCGAAGGATTGGGTGAGGCTATGGTTGGGATAAATATTGACACACTGCCCGAAGAAGAGCGGATGGCCAATCGCGGATGGTAA
- the prmA gene encoding 50S ribosomal protein L11 methyltransferase, whose protein sequence is MGQNQEFYIQVNAAVTPENSEWISNELFELGASGIQDMDTHLLAFFQHDDNVESLAQQISESLHALRTRINMPVDIDVEIIECPVKDWRSEWKKDLKPIPVGQSLLIKPSWCDLPQTVPEHVIEIDPEMAFGSGTHATTFLILKALEHLIHPGCRVLDVGCGTGILSIAALKFGAASVFAFDMDPVAAQTTRRNADKNGQGVRIQVVTGTMDTVRKSGFDMILANVNRTQLLPLLARFSDYLNPGGMCLLSGILDTERSLFTQACHQAGLQVRQVRQRDEWLMFETVKN, encoded by the coding sequence GTGGGCCAAAACCAGGAATTTTATATTCAGGTTAATGCAGCGGTTACTCCCGAAAACAGCGAATGGATCAGCAATGAATTATTCGAACTGGGCGCATCCGGTATCCAGGATATGGATACGCATTTGCTGGCTTTTTTTCAACATGACGACAATGTAGAATCTTTGGCGCAACAGATATCGGAATCCCTGCATGCTTTGCGCACGCGTATAAATATGCCGGTCGATATTGATGTTGAGATCATCGAATGTCCGGTTAAAGACTGGAGATCAGAGTGGAAAAAAGATTTAAAGCCGATTCCTGTGGGACAATCGCTGCTGATCAAACCAAGCTGGTGTGATCTGCCTCAAACGGTCCCCGAACATGTGATAGAAATAGACCCGGAAATGGCTTTTGGTTCAGGCACTCACGCAACAACGTTTCTCATTTTAAAAGCGCTGGAACATTTGATTCATCCCGGCTGCCGGGTTCTGGATGTGGGGTGCGGAACCGGGATTCTTTCGATTGCAGCGCTGAAATTCGGCGCCGCGTCTGTCTTTGCGTTTGATATGGATCCGGTTGCCGCTCAAACCACCCGGCGCAATGCGGATAAAAACGGGCAAGGGGTCCGCATTCAGGTGGTTACCGGAACGATGGATACGGTGCGGAAATCCGGATTTGATATGATCCTGGCAAATGTGAACCGTACCCAGCTTTTACCTTTGTTGGCGCGTTTTTCAGACTATTTAAATCCCGGCGGAATGTGTTTACTGTCCGGTATTCTGGATACAGAGCGCAGTCTCTTTACCCAAGCCTGTCATCAAGCCGGATTGCAGGTGAGACAGGTCCGTCAGCGCGATGAGTGGCTGATGTTCGAAACCGTCAAGAACTGA
- a CDS encoding M28 family peptidase — protein sequence MVIRIMCSAWLLFAVPVFSTPPDFSGTQAFEYLEKQCEFGPRVPGSKGHAECLNYFLEFMKQRADTVFTQDFMFSFGKPQRTVRAVNVISRFQPQTSDRVLLCAHWDTRPWADSDPDPSNHDKPVLGANDGASGVAVLMHLAELLSDFPVAIGVDIVFFDAEDAGQHEDTESWARGSAAFAKTYANRFAPRYGILLDMIGDADLTVYQEQYSVKYAGFLVDRIWNKAAELGMSAFIPQPEYAVYDDHIPLLQAGIPCVDIIDFYYPQWHTVNDTPEYCSPYSLEQVGKVVTAILYEEY from the coding sequence ATGGTTATCAGGATCATGTGCAGCGCCTGGCTGTTATTCGCTGTTCCGGTGTTCTCCACCCCCCCGGATTTCAGCGGAACACAAGCGTTTGAATATCTTGAGAAACAATGCGAGTTTGGTCCGCGCGTGCCGGGTTCAAAAGGACATGCCGAATGTCTGAACTATTTTCTTGAATTCATGAAACAGCGCGCGGATACGGTTTTTACCCAGGATTTTATGTTCTCATTCGGCAAACCACAGCGCACGGTCCGGGCGGTTAATGTGATCTCCAGATTTCAGCCGCAAACGAGTGACCGCGTGTTGCTTTGCGCACATTGGGACACCCGGCCCTGGGCGGACAGCGATCCGGATCCGTCCAATCACGACAAACCGGTGCTGGGCGCCAATGACGGCGCCTCGGGTGTCGCCGTTTTAATGCACCTGGCGGAACTATTATCGGATTTTCCCGTAGCTATAGGGGTTGATATTGTATTTTTTGATGCTGAAGACGCGGGGCAGCATGAGGACACAGAGAGTTGGGCGAGAGGCTCCGCTGCGTTTGCAAAAACATACGCCAACCGGTTTGCGCCCCGATATGGTATTCTTTTGGATATGATCGGCGATGCGGATTTGACGGTCTATCAGGAACAGTACTCTGTAAAGTACGCCGGATTCCTGGTGGATCGGATCTGGAATAAAGCAGCAGAGCTGGGCATGTCCGCATTTATACCGCAGCCCGAATATGCGGTTTATGATGATCACATTCCCTTGCTGCAGGCCGGCATACCCTGTGTGGATATCATTGATTTTTATTATCCGCAATGGCACACGGTCAATGACACTCCTGAATACTGCAGTCCGTACAGTCTGGAACAGGTGGGAAAGGTTGTGACCGCTATTCTTTATGAGGAGTACTGA